One genomic segment of Chitinophaga parva includes these proteins:
- the xylA gene encoding xylose isomerase — protein sequence MANIVLGNKEFFKGIGQIKYEGPQSDNPLAYRWYDEHRVIAGKTMKEHFRFAVAYWHSFCGNGGDPFGGPTHIFPWDEKSDAVERAKDKMDAAFEFFTKIGFPYYCFHDVDVVDYSNDVADNEKRLQALTEYAKQKQAASGVKLLWGTANLFSHRRYMNGAATNPDFAVLAHAGAQVKAALDATIALGGENYVFWGGREGYMTLLNTNMKREQEHLARFLHMAKDYARSQGFKGTFFIEPKPCEPTKHQYDYDAATVISFLRQYDLLGDFKLNLEVNHATLAGHTFQHELQVAVDAGLLGSMDANRGDYQNGWDTDQFPTNLNEITEAMLIILEGGGFQGGGINFDAKIRRNSTDPADLFYAHIGGADTFARSLIAADNILQHSDYKKLRADRYASYNSGKGQEFEAGKLSLQDLRNIAAASGEPAVTSGRQEYIENLINRFI from the coding sequence ATGGCAAACATTGTGCTTGGCAACAAAGAATTTTTCAAAGGCATCGGACAAATAAAATACGAAGGCCCGCAGTCTGACAACCCGCTGGCTTACCGCTGGTACGACGAGCACCGTGTGATTGCCGGCAAAACCATGAAAGAACATTTCCGCTTTGCGGTGGCTTACTGGCACTCCTTCTGCGGCAATGGCGGCGATCCCTTTGGCGGCCCTACCCATATCTTTCCCTGGGATGAAAAATCAGACGCGGTAGAACGCGCCAAGGACAAGATGGATGCGGCTTTCGAGTTCTTTACAAAGATCGGTTTCCCTTACTACTGCTTCCACGATGTAGACGTAGTGGACTATAGCAATGACGTGGCAGACAATGAAAAACGCCTGCAGGCCCTCACGGAATATGCCAAACAGAAACAAGCTGCCAGCGGTGTAAAACTGCTTTGGGGCACCGCAAACCTCTTCAGCCACCGCCGCTACATGAACGGCGCGGCTACCAACCCTGACTTTGCGGTGCTGGCACACGCCGGCGCCCAGGTAAAAGCCGCGCTGGATGCTACTATTGCACTGGGTGGTGAGAACTACGTGTTCTGGGGTGGCCGTGAAGGTTATATGACCCTGCTCAATACCAACATGAAGCGCGAACAGGAGCACCTGGCCCGCTTCCTGCATATGGCAAAGGATTATGCGCGCAGCCAGGGTTTCAAGGGCACTTTCTTCATTGAGCCTAAACCCTGCGAGCCCACCAAACATCAATATGATTACGATGCGGCCACCGTGATCAGCTTCCTCCGCCAGTACGACCTGCTGGGCGACTTTAAACTGAACCTGGAAGTGAACCACGCCACCCTGGCCGGCCACACTTTCCAGCACGAGCTGCAAGTGGCCGTGGATGCGGGTTTGCTGGGCTCCATGGATGCAAACCGTGGCGACTACCAGAACGGCTGGGACACGGACCAGTTCCCAACCAACCTGAATGAGATCACCGAAGCCATGCTCATCATCCTTGAAGGTGGTGGCTTCCAGGGCGGTGGCATTAACTTCGATGCGAAGATCCGCCGCAACTCTACGGATCCGGCAGACCTGTTCTATGCCCACATTGGTGGCGCGGACACCTTTGCCCGCAGCCTCATTGCGGCAGATAACATCCTGCAGCATTCCGATTATAAAAAACTGCGTGCAGACCGTTATGCGTCTTACAACAGCGGCAAAGGCCAGGAATTTGAAGCCGGCAAATTAAGCCTGCAGGACCTGCGCAACATTGCAGCTGCCAGCGGTGAGCCTGCCGTGACCAGCGGCCGCCAGGAATACATTGAAAACCTGATCAACCGTTTCATTTAA
- a CDS encoding carboxymuconolactone decarboxylase family protein yields MSQRMDLAKVQPGIFDAMYKLKGYLAITSIPPSLQELVFIRASQLNQCGFCLDMHAVRALEMGVPARSLVLVNTWHEAHAHFTAAERAALAFTDEVTHISEGGVSDAAYAAVVNAFGESGAAELLMAIITINNWNRLMVAVRRDF; encoded by the coding sequence ATGTCTCAACGAATGGATCTCGCGAAAGTACAGCCGGGCATTTTTGATGCCATGTATAAGCTGAAAGGTTACCTGGCCATTACCAGCATTCCCCCATCGCTGCAGGAACTGGTGTTCATACGCGCATCCCAACTGAATCAATGTGGTTTCTGCCTGGACATGCATGCGGTGCGCGCCCTGGAGATGGGAGTGCCTGCCCGTAGCCTGGTGCTGGTAAATACCTGGCACGAGGCGCATGCCCACTTCACAGCAGCAGAACGCGCAGCCCTTGCCTTTACAGACGAGGTGACGCATATCAGCGAAGGGGGCGTGAGCGATGCTGCTTATGCCGCGGTAGTGAATGCGTTTGGAGAAAGTGGTGCTGCGGAACTATTGATGGCGATTATCACGATCAATAACTGGAACCGGTTGATGGTGGCTGTCCGGAGGGACTTTTAA
- a CDS encoding outer membrane beta-barrel protein — protein MKQLFLLLAFAIAVLSTTAQQKKFSIGPYLDGALSFGELATINKAGYGGGARASFTLTPRFSLQLAAGYLHFKTAKGHDNVRIGDIIMDMDYPNPKINAIPVKLGLRYELPAPFYVQADAGAVIFLDNHFQDEFPGLHYNREDDTFYTLDNRYNKGATFTLAPAVGVHVSKSVAMDLRYEHWFAKTPAGFMALRAALSF, from the coding sequence ATGAAGCAACTATTCTTACTGCTGGCCTTTGCTATTGCCGTGCTTAGCACCACGGCCCAGCAAAAAAAATTTTCCATCGGCCCTTACCTGGATGGCGCCCTCTCCTTCGGAGAACTGGCCACCATCAACAAAGCCGGCTATGGTGGCGGGGCCCGGGCCAGTTTTACCCTGACACCACGATTCTCCCTGCAACTGGCCGCTGGTTACCTGCATTTTAAAACTGCAAAAGGGCATGACAATGTACGGATAGGTGATATTATCATGGACATGGACTACCCAAATCCAAAGATCAATGCCATACCGGTAAAACTGGGACTGCGTTATGAACTGCCTGCCCCTTTTTATGTGCAGGCGGATGCAGGCGCCGTGATCTTCCTGGACAATCATTTCCAGGATGAATTTCCCGGCCTTCATTACAACAGGGAGGATGACACTTTCTACACGCTCGACAACCGCTATAACAAAGGTGCCACTTTTACCCTGGCACCCGCCGTTGGCGTGCATGTTTCCAAATCCGTAGCGATGGACCTGCGCTACGAGCACTGGTTTGCAAAAACGCCCGCCGGCTTTATGGCATTGCGCGCCGCACTTTCTTTCTAA
- the pdxR gene encoding MocR-like pyridoxine biosynthesis transcription factor PdxR, with the protein MLLPFDTLVHLDRSAGTPVYQQLANRLIALILEGALKPGMPLPASREMATLLNLHRKTVIAAYDELQQQDWIYTVERKGIFIAENLPEIKPRSFKAAARTGAYAENASFPYYEAMHIALPLYVKQTPKYTIDDGFPDPRLAPMDELLKASRELMRIPENRYGLISGASEGAWALREALTTHLNNSRGLNIHSQNILITRGGQMGIHLAASLLLKPGDKVIVAAPNYHLADLCFQQLGAHLVRVPVDAEGIDVDRIASILEKQDIRLLYIIPHHHQPTTVTLSAERRMKLLTLIRQYKLPVIEDDYDYEFHYSGGPLLPLASAPHQGQVIYIGSINKSLALPFRSGYMVAPPDFIAQCTYLRRMIDLRGDTLMEASLAKLFENGTIQRHLKKSSKLYEHRRDVLCDTLSKQLGSAVQFTSPQGGMAVWAQFDPSIPLVTLARRAGEMGLRMSDGSSYKYGVKDQNALRIGYAALNDEEIRAVVGILRKSVEGK; encoded by the coding sequence ATGTTATTACCATTTGATACTCTCGTGCACCTGGACCGCAGCGCCGGTACGCCAGTGTACCAGCAACTGGCCAACCGCCTCATAGCCCTTATCCTGGAAGGCGCCCTGAAGCCGGGCATGCCCCTGCCAGCCAGCCGGGAAATGGCTACCCTGCTAAACCTGCACCGGAAAACGGTGATAGCCGCGTATGATGAACTGCAGCAACAGGACTGGATCTACACCGTGGAGCGCAAAGGCATTTTCATTGCGGAAAACCTGCCGGAAATAAAGCCCCGCAGCTTCAAGGCCGCTGCGCGTACCGGTGCTTATGCGGAAAATGCCAGCTTCCCTTATTATGAAGCCATGCATATAGCATTGCCCCTTTACGTAAAGCAGACCCCGAAATATACTATAGACGATGGCTTCCCCGATCCACGCCTGGCACCCATGGATGAATTGCTGAAAGCCAGCCGGGAATTGATGCGCATCCCGGAAAACCGCTATGGTCTTATCTCCGGCGCATCGGAAGGTGCATGGGCATTGCGCGAAGCGCTGACCACCCATTTAAATAACAGCCGCGGGTTGAACATCCATTCGCAGAACATCCTTATTACGCGGGGCGGGCAAATGGGCATCCACCTCGCCGCCTCCCTGCTGCTAAAACCCGGCGACAAAGTAATTGTAGCAGCGCCCAATTATCACCTGGCAGATCTTTGTTTCCAGCAACTGGGCGCCCACCTGGTGCGTGTACCGGTGGATGCAGAAGGTATTGATGTGGACCGTATTGCCTCCATTCTCGAAAAGCAGGACATCCGCCTGCTGTACATCATTCCCCATCACCACCAGCCCACCACGGTGACGCTGAGCGCTGAGCGAAGAATGAAACTCCTGACGCTGATCCGCCAGTACAAACTGCCGGTGATAGAAGATGATTACGATTATGAATTCCACTACAGCGGTGGCCCGCTGCTGCCCCTGGCCAGCGCGCCTCACCAGGGCCAGGTGATCTACATCGGCTCCATCAATAAATCACTGGCACTCCCCTTCCGCAGCGGCTACATGGTGGCGCCGCCGGATTTCATTGCGCAATGTACTTACCTGCGCCGCATGATAGACCTCCGCGGCGATACGCTGATGGAAGCATCCCTGGCAAAGCTGTTTGAGAACGGCACCATACAAAGGCACCTGAAAAAATCATCCAAGCTTTATGAGCACCGCCGCGATGTGCTGTGTGATACGCTTTCCAAACAACTGGGCAGCGCCGTGCAATTCACATCGCCGCAAGGGGGCATGGCCGTGTGGGCACAGTTCGACCCCTCCATTCCACTTGTCACCCTGGCACGCCGCGCTGGTGAAATGGGTCTCCGCATGAGCGACGGCTCTTCGTACAAGTATGGCGTAAAGGACCAGAACGCCCTGCGCATCGGCTACGCAGCCCTGAATGATGAAGAGATCCGCGCCGTAGTGGGCATCCTGCGCAAATCAGTAGAGGGAAAGTAG
- a CDS encoding carboxymuconolactone decarboxylase family protein, which yields MSERLNVGAVQPAAYQAMAALEKYLSTTGIDPLHKELIKIRASQINGCAYCVNAHTQDARRLGETEQRINLIAVWRESPQFTEAERTILALTEEVTLISKQGVSDDTYNKAMAVFGEATTAQLLMAIVTINAWNRIGVSTRMKPE from the coding sequence ATGTCCGAAAGATTAAATGTAGGAGCCGTACAACCCGCCGCTTACCAGGCCATGGCGGCACTGGAAAAATACCTGTCTACTACCGGGATAGATCCCCTGCACAAGGAACTGATCAAGATCCGCGCATCCCAGATCAATGGGTGCGCCTATTGTGTGAATGCGCACACACAGGATGCCCGCAGGCTGGGCGAAACAGAACAACGCATTAACCTCATAGCCGTGTGGAGGGAATCGCCCCAGTTCACCGAGGCAGAGCGCACCATCCTGGCCCTCACCGAGGAAGTGACGCTGATCAGCAAGCAGGGCGTAAGTGATGATACCTACAACAAAGCCATGGCCGTTTTTGGGGAAGCAACAACGGCGCAACTGCTGATGGCCATCGTGACCATCAATGCCTGGAACCGTATTGGTGTGAGCACCCGTATGAAACCGGAATAG
- a CDS encoding sialate O-acetylesterase encodes MFKKLLCLLLLASALRASATLRLPAILGSNMVLQQHATVKLKGWCNAGEKIEITTSWDNRTQTVNGTGDATFELPVQTPAAGGPYTITFKGSSTIVLENVLIGEVWVGSGQSNMEMNQNWGHMPQITEEMATAHTHPQLRFFTVARHSSAYPQEDVEGHWVVCDSNNLKSFSAAAYFFGKRLQGALDVPVGLISTNWGGTPAETWTPDSTMKANPDFMESAAKIKPNPWWPGAPARLYNGMIAPLTFLPVAGVIWYQGESNVDRYAGYEKLFTNMITSWRTGWQQPDLPFYFVQIAPFRYGTSNQGMLLREAQAKSTSLPHTGIVITSDIAGDTNDIHPKQKRQVGDRLAGLALTEVYGKRPAGGVYSPLYKSMRVEKDKAIISFDHAEEGLQIKGKTPLNLLVAGEDKIFYPATAKVVGNELEVSAKQVKTPVAVRYDFSNTAVGNIFTKGALPVAPFRTDDWEMEQVAVK; translated from the coding sequence ATGTTCAAGAAACTATTATGCTTATTGCTCCTGGCCTCCGCATTGCGCGCCAGCGCTACCCTGCGCCTTCCGGCCATCCTGGGCAGCAACATGGTCTTACAGCAGCATGCCACCGTAAAACTGAAAGGGTGGTGCAATGCCGGCGAAAAGATCGAGATCACCACTTCCTGGGACAACCGTACCCAAACGGTGAATGGTACCGGTGATGCCACTTTTGAGCTGCCCGTGCAAACGCCCGCTGCCGGCGGCCCGTACACGATCACCTTTAAGGGCAGCAGCACCATCGTGCTGGAAAATGTGCTGATCGGGGAAGTATGGGTAGGCTCCGGACAGTCTAACATGGAGATGAACCAGAACTGGGGCCATATGCCACAGATCACCGAGGAAATGGCCACGGCCCACACCCATCCCCAGTTACGCTTTTTCACCGTAGCCCGCCACAGCAGCGCCTACCCCCAGGAAGATGTGGAAGGCCATTGGGTAGTGTGCGATAGCAACAACCTGAAATCCTTTAGCGCCGCCGCTTATTTCTTTGGTAAGCGCCTGCAGGGTGCACTGGATGTGCCTGTAGGCCTCATCAGTACAAACTGGGGCGGCACGCCTGCGGAGACCTGGACGCCCGACAGCACCATGAAAGCCAATCCCGATTTTATGGAAAGCGCCGCCAAAATAAAGCCCAATCCCTGGTGGCCCGGTGCCCCAGCCCGTTTGTACAACGGTATGATAGCACCCCTCACTTTCCTGCCAGTAGCCGGCGTGATCTGGTACCAGGGTGAAAGCAACGTAGACCGCTATGCCGGGTACGAAAAGCTGTTTACCAACATGATCACTTCCTGGCGCACAGGCTGGCAGCAACCGGACCTGCCTTTTTATTTTGTACAGATAGCACCGTTCCGCTATGGTACCAGTAACCAGGGTATGCTCCTGCGCGAGGCACAGGCTAAAAGCACAAGCCTGCCCCACACCGGCATCGTGATCACCAGTGACATTGCCGGCGATACCAACGACATCCATCCGAAGCAAAAACGGCAGGTGGGCGACCGCCTGGCCGGCCTGGCCCTCACCGAGGTATACGGCAAACGCCCGGCTGGCGGGGTTTACAGCCCGTTGTATAAAAGCATGCGCGTAGAAAAGGACAAAGCCATCATCAGCTTTGACCATGCAGAAGAGGGCCTGCAGATCAAGGGTAAAACACCTTTGAACCTCCTGGTAGCCGGTGAAGACAAGATCTTTTATCCCGCCACTGCAAAGGTGGTAGGCAACGAACTAGAGGTGTCCGCCAAACAAGTGAAGACACCCGTAGCCGTGCGCTATGATTTCAGCAACACCGCAGTAGGCAACATCTTCACGAAAGGAGCGCTCCCCGTGGCGCCCTTCAGAACAGATGATTGGGAGATGGAACAGGTAGCGGTGAAATAG
- a CDS encoding hybrid sensor histidine kinase/response regulator transcription factor, translating into MSNMPVKGSVSTTLFPVLRVFMNCQYDLTYHGRCRYHRFYCMLLQVFTCLCLVTISPAAFAQLPTYQFTRIDINQGLSAGQVNCILKDDQGFLWVGTVSGLNRYDGVHFQVFHHAPRDSSTLSSSFISTLEQGPGGRLWVTTFSGQDVYDPRTETFRRNAGAVQQAMGLDSGTVRHIVRDYRGWYWYLLPQAGLQAYDPATGKVFRLRAGKDSIHLLTNDIANLGTDARHHYWVLHTNGVLEDVEPQRFRVVKRYRFLPSAATAQHCALLIDHAGDCWIYNPTGPAGVYRLQTSTGQVTLYQTGPGPTALNNNIVRGVVEDDQGQIWIGTDHGGINVLDITRTHIRYVQNNPEDPKSLSQNSINALYRDSSGMIWVGTYKRGLNYYHEHLSKFALYQHQPYNPQSLPYDDVNRFVEDAKGNLWIGTNGGGLLYFDRQQHRFTQYRAGMPEAPGSNVIVSLCMDHAQKLWIGSYFGGLDCFDGKHFTHYANDPRVPDNSIWELYEDRQKRLWIGTLGHGLCWTDSLRKDFHLVNNDPLHLLYISTLLEDKAGNLWIGGDKGLEVLQPDGRFKVFTSNPGSLSDNLIICLFEDSRGWIWAGTREGLNLYDPQQQRFRVFRKEDGLPDNAVLNILEDGQHQLWMSTTNGLSALSIQLPDSSFTFRNYGEADGLQGKEFNENAALKTRAGELIFGGGNGFNLFYPDNIAANKQPPRVVFTDFQIFNSSVHAGEIINGRVLLPQAMTQTQSITLRYRENVFSISFAALNFLHPEKNRYRYKLEGFNTQWLSTDALQQKITYTNLDPGDYTFRVMAANNDGIWNEQGATLHIKILPPFWRTPLAFLLYALAVIGALLLARYYLLEKERFKFRLERERQEAQRMHEMDALKLRFFTNISHEFRTPLSLILSPVEKLLRHAGEQAQKTQLELVQRNARRLLNLVNQLLDFRKLEVEPIKLHPAEADIISFLQELTVQFSDLSEKKQVGLQFHSNLQTLTMLYDADKLEKILFNLLSNAFKFTPAGGRVSVTVSLVPGEGGEPDLLQLQVKDTGIGIPAEQQERIFERFFQHDVPASMVNPGSGIGLSITREFVRLHQGRITVESAPDQGATFTVWLPVHTLSQAAPVSGQVHAVISAPEGSTSEASGPAGNKPLLLLVEDNEDFRFYLKDNLRQYFRIAEAGNGQDAWEQLQNLQPDLVISDVSMPLMDGLQLCAHIRKQPRTAHLPVILLTARAAEGMQLEALESGATEYVTKPFNYEVLLSRIRNIIQRQQALSKHLHPHPEVDPVPVSITTQDERFRQAAMQVIEAHLSDPGFSVEELSQALFMSRVSVYKKLLAVTGMPPLEFIRSLRMKRAAQLLKESQLTVAEVAYEVGFNNPKNFSRYFKIAYHMLPSQYQKRQAGTTPEPS; encoded by the coding sequence ATGAGTAATATGCCGGTGAAAGGAAGTGTATCCACGACACTATTCCCGGTGCTCCGCGTTTTTATGAATTGCCAATACGATCTTACATACCACGGGCGGTGCCGTTATCACCGCTTTTATTGCATGCTGCTGCAGGTATTTACCTGTTTATGCCTTGTAACCATTTCGCCTGCCGCGTTTGCACAGCTACCCACTTACCAGTTCACCCGCATTGATATCAACCAGGGACTTTCCGCCGGCCAGGTAAACTGCATCCTGAAAGATGACCAGGGCTTTCTCTGGGTAGGCACCGTGTCTGGCCTTAACCGCTATGATGGTGTGCATTTCCAGGTATTCCACCATGCCCCGCGCGACAGCAGCACCCTGAGCAGCAGTTTTATCAGCACCCTGGAGCAAGGCCCTGGTGGCCGCCTGTGGGTGACCACCTTTTCCGGCCAGGATGTATATGATCCGCGCACGGAAACCTTCCGGCGCAATGCCGGTGCCGTGCAACAAGCCATGGGACTGGATTCCGGCACCGTACGCCACATTGTGCGTGACTACCGTGGCTGGTACTGGTACCTGCTACCCCAGGCAGGCCTGCAGGCTTACGATCCTGCAACGGGGAAAGTATTCCGCCTGCGCGCCGGTAAAGACAGCATCCATCTGCTTACAAATGATATTGCCAACCTGGGTACCGATGCCCGTCATCACTACTGGGTGTTGCACACCAATGGGGTGCTGGAAGATGTGGAGCCGCAACGCTTCCGCGTAGTAAAACGCTACCGCTTTTTGCCATCTGCAGCTACTGCGCAGCATTGTGCCCTGCTCATAGACCATGCGGGAGACTGCTGGATCTACAACCCCACCGGTCCAGCCGGTGTGTACCGGCTGCAAACCAGTACCGGCCAGGTAACCCTTTACCAGACCGGCCCCGGGCCCACAGCGCTGAATAATAACATTGTGCGCGGCGTGGTGGAAGATGACCAGGGGCAGATCTGGATTGGCACCGACCATGGCGGTATCAACGTACTGGATATAACGCGTACGCATATACGTTACGTACAGAATAACCCTGAAGATCCGAAGAGCCTTAGCCAGAACAGCATTAACGCCCTGTACCGCGACAGCAGCGGCATGATCTGGGTAGGCACTTACAAGCGGGGGCTGAATTATTACCACGAGCACCTTTCCAAATTTGCCCTCTACCAGCACCAGCCTTACAACCCGCAAAGCCTTCCTTATGATGACGTGAACCGTTTTGTGGAAGATGCCAAAGGCAATCTCTGGATAGGCACTAACGGGGGCGGTTTGCTTTACTTTGACCGGCAGCAGCATCGTTTTACACAATACCGCGCCGGTATGCCGGAGGCGCCGGGCAGCAACGTGATCGTAAGCCTTTGCATGGACCACGCACAAAAGCTCTGGATAGGCTCTTATTTTGGCGGGCTGGATTGTTTTGATGGCAAACATTTTACCCATTATGCCAATGATCCACGTGTGCCGGACAACAGCATCTGGGAGCTGTATGAAGACCGGCAAAAGCGGCTGTGGATAGGCACCCTGGGCCACGGCCTGTGCTGGACAGACAGCCTGCGCAAAGATTTCCACCTTGTAAACAATGACCCGTTACACCTGCTGTATATCAGCACCCTGCTGGAAGACAAAGCCGGCAACCTGTGGATAGGTGGCGATAAAGGTCTGGAAGTGCTGCAGCCGGATGGGCGCTTCAAAGTATTTACCAGCAACCCCGGAAGCCTGAGCGATAACCTGATCATCTGCCTTTTTGAAGACAGCCGGGGATGGATCTGGGCTGGTACCCGGGAAGGGCTGAACCTCTACGATCCGCAGCAGCAGCGCTTCCGCGTGTTCCGTAAAGAAGACGGGCTGCCGGATAATGCGGTGCTCAATATCCTGGAAGACGGCCAGCACCAGCTGTGGATGAGCACCACCAATGGCCTGTCTGCCCTGAGCATACAGCTGCCCGACAGCAGCTTCACTTTCCGTAACTACGGCGAGGCAGATGGGCTGCAAGGCAAGGAATTTAACGAGAATGCCGCACTGAAAACCCGCGCCGGGGAATTGATCTTTGGCGGGGGCAATGGCTTCAACCTTTTTTACCCGGATAATATTGCAGCTAATAAACAGCCGCCCCGCGTGGTATTCACCGACTTCCAGATCTTTAACAGCAGCGTACACGCGGGCGAGATCATTAACGGGCGGGTATTGCTGCCGCAGGCCATGACGCAAACGCAGTCCATCACCCTGCGTTACCGGGAAAATGTATTTTCCATCAGCTTTGCGGCGCTCAATTTCCTGCACCCCGAGAAGAACCGCTACCGCTACAAGCTGGAAGGCTTTAACACGCAGTGGCTGAGCACAGACGCCCTGCAGCAGAAGATCACGTACACGAACCTGGACCCCGGCGACTATACCTTCCGGGTCATGGCGGCTAATAATGACGGTATCTGGAATGAACAGGGCGCCACCCTTCACATAAAAATACTGCCGCCTTTCTGGCGCACACCCCTGGCCTTCCTGCTGTATGCACTGGCTGTGATAGGCGCACTGCTGCTGGCCCGCTATTACCTGCTGGAAAAAGAACGTTTCAAATTCCGCCTGGAGCGGGAGCGCCAGGAAGCACAACGCATGCACGAAATGGATGCACTGAAATTGCGCTTCTTCACTAACATCAGCCACGAGTTCCGCACACCGCTCAGTCTTATTTTATCACCGGTGGAGAAACTATTGCGCCACGCCGGGGAGCAGGCACAAAAAACGCAACTGGAGCTGGTACAGCGCAATGCCCGCCGCCTCTTGAACCTGGTGAACCAGTTGCTGGATTTCCGGAAGCTGGAAGTGGAGCCCATCAAGCTGCACCCGGCAGAAGCAGACATCATCTCCTTCCTACAGGAACTTACTGTACAATTTTCCGACCTGTCTGAGAAAAAGCAGGTGGGCCTGCAATTCCACAGCAACCTGCAAACGCTTACCATGCTGTATGACGCGGACAAGCTGGAAAAAATATTGTTCAACCTTCTATCCAATGCCTTCAAATTTACACCAGCTGGCGGGCGTGTATCCGTTACCGTTAGCCTGGTCCCGGGCGAGGGCGGAGAGCCGGACCTGCTGCAATTGCAGGTAAAGGACACAGGCATTGGCATTCCCGCGGAGCAGCAGGAGCGCATCTTTGAGCGCTTCTTCCAGCATGATGTGCCCGCGTCCATGGTTAATCCCGGCAGCGGTATAGGCCTTAGCATTACCCGGGAATTTGTGCGCCTGCACCAGGGACGCATCACCGTGGAGAGCGCGCCGGACCAGGGCGCCACCTTTACCGTGTGGCTGCCGGTCCATACGCTATCACAGGCAGCGCCCGTGAGCGGGCAGGTACACGCCGTGATCAGTGCGCCGGAAGGCAGTACCAGCGAGGCTTCCGGCCCGGCGGGCAACAAACCTTTGCTGCTGCTGGTGGAAGACAATGAAGATTTCCGTTTTTACCTGAAGGATAACCTGCGCCAGTATTTCCGCATTGCGGAAGCCGGCAACGGGCAGGATGCCTGGGAGCAACTGCAAAACCTGCAGCCAGACCTGGTGATCAGCGATGTAAGCATGCCCCTCATGGATGGCCTGCAACTTTGCGCCCACATCCGCAAGCAGCCCCGCACGGCCCACCTGCCCGTGATATTGCTCACCGCCCGCGCCGCGGAAGGCATGCAACTGGAGGCCCTGGAAAGCGGCGCCACGGAATACGTGACCAAGCCATTCAACTACGAAGTGCTGCTGTCGCGCATCCGCAACATTATCCAGCGCCAGCAGGCCTTGAGCAAGCACTTGCACCCACACCCGGAGGTAGACCCCGTGCCCGTGAGCATTACCACCCAGGACGAGCGCTTCCGGCAAGCGGCCATGCAGGTGATAGAAGCCCATTTGTCCGATCCTGGCTTTTCCGTGGAAGAACTGAGCCAGGCTTTGTTTATGAGCCGGGTGTCTGTATACAAAAAATTGCTGGCAGTAACCGGCATGCCACCGCTGGAATTTATCCGCTCGCTGCGCATGAAGCGGGCGGCCCAGTTGCTGAAGGAAAGCCAGCTTACCGTGGCGGAAGTGGCATACGAGGTGGGCTTTAATAACCCGAAGAATTTTTCCAGGTATTTCAAGATCGCCTACCATATGCTGCCCTCGCAGTACCAGAAGCGGCAGGCAGGCACCACCCCGGAACCATCCTGA